The window CTCATTTgattaaatctatatgaagatccctgaaggatttaaaatgcctgaagcatatagtTCAAAGTCTCGAGAAATGTACTCGGTCAGATTACAAAggtctttgtacggtttaaaatAGTCTGGGACGTAtttggtataatcgccttagtgaatatttgctgaaagagggttacataaatgatgttattttttcatgtattttataaagaaaatgacatcagaatttgttatacttgctgtttatgttgatgacataaatcttgttgaaactccagaagaactccaaaaggcaattgaatatcttaagaataTGATATCTTGGAAAaataaaactttgtcttggtctgcaaattgaatatttggcagatgagatctttatccatcaatttgcctatacagaaagggtttttaaacgcttttacatggacaaagcgtacacattaagtacaccaatgattgtttgatcacttgaagtgaataaggacatgttccgacctccagaagaggatgaggaactccttggtcatGAAACACCCTATcctagtgcaattggtgcacctatgtatcttgctaatgctataGGACCTGACATAGCATTTTTGTTAATTTACTAACAAGATATAGcacttctcctacacggagatatTGGAAATGGATTTAgcatatattgtgatatttaaagggaactcttgatatgagtttattttatgctaataaaggtagtgcagatcttgttagttatgcagatgcaggttatttgtcTGATTCCCATAATGCCCGATCTCAAatcgggtacgtgtttacatgtggaggtactgtcgTATCATGGCACTCCataaagcaatctattgttgctacttcttcaaattatGCTAAGATAATTGCTATTTATGAAGCAAGttgggaatgcgtatggttgagattaGTGATTCATTTCATTCTAGAAAAATGTgatttggaatgtgataaaaaatCCACAATTTTCTACAAAGAGAATGTTGCATGCATAGACCAATTGAAAGGAGCATATATAAAAGGatatagaacgaagcacatttcaccaaaattattctacagacataatttttagaaaaatggtgacattgatgtgcaacaaatccatttaagtgacaatccgacagatttgttcactaaatctttgtcaactttaacttttgagaatatggtatacaagattggaatgcgaagactcaaatatttgaaataatattttcatCAGGCGGAGATAAaaacgcgatgtactcttttttccttactaagattttttccatggggtttttcttgtaaggtttttaatgaggcaactagaaatgcgtattactaaatatgtgtactctttttccttcactaggattttttccactgatttttcttagtaaggtttttaggagacacattatcttttaatgaacatccaagggggagtgtgaaactattatattgtggatgtccatttattatgccgctatagataatcttcttatagactgttgaagtttatctacaagcagctgatgcatgcaggttgcaagcaactcaatgaaatgatttgcagcagcttcttattaaataGGTTGTTGTAACAAGCAGCTCATGCATACAACTTACAAGCAGTTCAAGAAAagtctcgcagctgcttcctgaaaagccttgcagctgcttccttaaaagcctcgcaactgcttcctttcttctataaatagaggagttttcaattcattatgtacatcagtttgaagttgaataatattccccccgttcacttttacttgacatgtatactgaatatagatttttatttttacttgtcactttacgcatatcaagagaagacaaatttttttcctgttatacccacagtatttattactcatttcaaatccttttctcaaattcaataaaatatgcatcaattaatatggataTCAAAATCATTGGACTTCAGATGCGGTTTAGTGGGAACTTTGTTTGCTACTCCATATTTTATTTAATGTGTATCAGTTGATTTAGAAGTCTTAATTAATGTGTTAATCTCGGTTATTGTTGTTTACACTTTGTTGGAAgtcgagtttttttttttgtttttgaatctttAGTTTTATAAGGCTCTTAGTTCTAAACCTTTTCTTAATTCAATGTCACTATAGGgggtttcttcttttttgtttcgggtcttggatttatgggTAAATTGTTTAGATATTCAGTGGCTTCCGAGTTACGGTACTGACCAAACGGTTTCTTTGGCTTCTTTGACTTCATTCTGGCTGTGCTACTTTTAATTGCTTTTCGTCTTTTCTAGTTTTGTCAAAAGTGTATAGCCGATTCCAAGTTGAGACGAAGTTAATTGGTTGATTGTTTAAGTGTACTATGGATTGAGTTATTTGGATATTAGCATGTAATCTCAGTTGCTCTGATCAAAGTTCAGGGCTTTCTACTAAAAGATTCCAACAATTTCATAATTAAGATGagttctttttatctttttgtcAAACTCCATTTAACTGTGAGTTGTAGCATTACTTTCGTTTTCCCTGTTCTTATTGCTGTGGTGCAGCATGGAATTCACTCAAGTTTATCTGATTTCATGGATTCTTTTTGTCTGAATGTTGTACTACTCCCTCCTGTCCATAATAAGTGACCTTTTGTCCTTCGGCACACCCCTTTAGAAAATATTAACTCCTAGAAAAAAATAGGTATTTTGACTAAATTATCCATAATTAAATTTGCATATTGTTAACTTGACACATTGAgatatgtaaataagggcaaattttggaaaaaacaaaattaattccttcttgattatataaaaggtcacttattttggaccaaaataaaaaggcaaaaaagtcagcttattatggaccggagggagtatatttTAATATActactcttttttcattttaattGTTGAGTAGGTGCATTGGACTTCATTTTCCTTCCTATTGTTCAAGCTTAATCTCATCATATTCCCACTTTTATTGTACCCTTGAGTACATTGACTTCCCAAAATTGGGGCTTCTGGAAATTTAGCGGAGAATGTTAAATTTTTCTGTGCTTTTAAGTGTTTTCTTCATTCATTCCTGAGGTATAGTACTGTCTTCACTTTCAGATAATATAATGGTTTAACTCTTTAGTTGTCTATCATTTGAGATTGTTGCTGGATGTATATTTATTTCACTTGACCTTTTGAGTACTTAATCCTCCATTTCCTAGAGAACGGATGAAAATTCAAACGTGGTGTCCTATCATATAACAGTGTGGAAGTGCTCCTAGGTTCCTAGCAATGTGGAATGATGTCATTGAGAGATTTTTAACGCACAATAATAATAATGTGGGGAATCAAGTTCAAGTTCTTGTAGCACTTCTGCTTTTTTGATAGACTCTTGAGCTTCATTGTACTAAAAATACAATTTCAGATGTCCGAAGTGGGGCACATCTTTACATTTTTATGTTGATCTTGAGATGTTGCTTTGGCGCTTTGGTTTCGTTTGATAGTTTATCTTTGTCTTCAGGACCCTGGTCTAGTGGTTGAGCCAATGACTACCAGCAATTCATCCCAACCAGCAAGACCATCACCCGTGCAACCTTCATCATCGTCGTCCACAACTTCTAATAACCAGCCAAGACAACGTAACTCTGGTATGAATTTCTTGCTGAATTTTGAATAAATGGAGAAGTGCGCGGTCTTTTAGAGTACATCGTtacttgaaatatatttttttgtttcttctaaaTGCATTTTATATGTATTCTTAATAGGACCAGCTAGTAGAACTTCTGGGACGTCATCAACCCCAGCTTCAAATCCAACATCACTTCGATGGGACCGACATACTATACAATTTTCAGTGAATGCTTGGGTACTGTATATTTGCACTAGAGAAATATATGAATCATTTTCTTTTTAACTTCAACACCATGAGTTCTATAGAAATTCATGGTTTTAGTCTGGAATATCAAGGTTTTTTCCTGTATGGTAGTAGATCAAATGGTCAACTCATTATTAGCAAAAAGGGATAAGGTGGGGTATATATTGCAAGGATAGGACGGGTGTATATTGCAGGATAGGACCTTCATTCCTTTAGGATAGGACCTTCATTCCTTTAGGATATTGCAAGGATAGGACGGGTGTATGTTGCAGGATAGGACCTTCATTCCTTTAGAATAATACTGTCTTTTGATGCAGTGCACATGCCAATTTTTTGTAGTAGTGGATGCCTTCTCTATGAGTATGGGTGTGTATATGGAAAAATTCAATATAGAATTATTTCTTTTGCCAAGGCTCTTCTACAACCTTGATCTCAATTGATTTGTCATTTGATACCTGTGGGTCAGGGGTGTAAATATGAAAAAGATAAGTAGAAAAATTGTGAGGAAAAGGTTGTTTTATTATCAATTAGAAATAACTCTGCATCATATCCTTTCTTTGTTGAGATTACCTGTATATAAAAATTAAGTTTATGGTTATAAGTTATTCTGGTGATTAGATCTATACAAAGCTTGAACTCTTTTCTGCAGGTTTTTGTTGTGGCAGTTCTCGCAATATTTCCGCTTACACCTACAGTGCTGTCAAACAGAGCATATCGATTGTCCTTTTTGGGAACCGCATGTTCTTCCTTATATTCATTATACTCATTATATGGGGTAAAagttttttctaatttatttttttaacttcATACCTGAGATCAGTTTTTGTCCTTTGGAGTTTGGGCTATACGGCTACTTCTAATAATCTAGTAACTTTTTGTAGAAGCCAAGGGCTTGGAATTTGCAAGCAGTGCAAGTTTGGTTGCAGTCAGTGATTGTGACAAAAGATTTCATCTACTTCATTTACTGCCTTACTTTTGTAACCTCCCATCTTTACCTGAAATGTAAGCTTGACTCCTGTCTGTTTTTCTTTTGCCgctgttattttattaataaatattAGCTGTGTAACTTCATTCAGTAATATATTCATGATCAATGATTTGCAGTTGCTTTGATTCCTGTTTCATGCCGAGCACTTGAACATGTCGCGAAATTCCTGCGACGTAACTTCAGCACATCTTCTTTGTACAGGTAAAAAGCTGTTTAATTGAGTTACCAAAGAAAGTTAATGCTGTTTTTCTTATCATTTTAAACCAGCAATGGGGAGAAAAGCAGTACAGGTATCATACTAAATagctaaatataattataaaaagcaTTACAGTATcctattaaataattaaatgtaATTATACTGCAGGAATCTTTGATGTTCCAAACGCTGTTGTGGTTTCATATTGCTTACTGAAATATATCTGATATATTGTGGATAAGACTAACATGTAGCTAACCTGCAATTGTGAGAGCTCAGAATGAAATTGTATATTATCTTGTCTTGCAAGTTTATCATATATGTGAAGTTGTGAACGTTCTAGCTGTATATGACCATTTTCCTTCATGTCAAAACATTGAAAACTTCTAACATTTTTATTCATTGTAAATCTCTTGGTGAATGTTATTATTTGGTTCCCCCCACCCCAACCCACAATATTGTTGAAGGTAGATTGGTTGTTTTGGAGTTTTTCCATGACTCTGAATTTTATGACCGTTTACAGGAAGTACTTGGAAGAGGCATGCGTATGGGTCGAGTCAAACGTAACTACTCTTAGCATACTGTCTTCACAGGCTGAGATTGGGCTGGGATTTCTTCTAGTTGTCTCTCTATTATCGTAAGTCTCTCAACCTTTTTTCTAAATCCTGGCCTGTGTCAGTGCTCGTTATCTTCCTTGACATTCTCATTTGGTTTCTATTGGCTTATAACTATTTATATTCATGAAAATTCAGGTGGCAGCGTAATATTATTCAAACATTCATGTACTGGCAGGTTTGTCTTGTcctgtcattttcatttttgtatcTTCAGCAtcttttgcctttaaaatgattTATTTCTTTGATATAAGCGAATGTGAGAAATTGTGAGATTATGTTGCTTCTTTCTTCTCTCTATATTGTTGTTCCAGCAAGCAATTCTTCCTGGAATGGAAGAAATATATCTGACAAATAGCTGGATGCATGCAACACGTTGGGTTGGGCATGCACCTATTTATTACCTACCCATATCCAACCTTGCACACCCTTTTGCCACCCCTACATGTTATGACAACTTCATGAATCAGAGTTTAAACTTGATGAAGTGTGTTACTCTAGGTCGCTTCTATACCcactttttgtttttcattttgtttttataattgaGGAATCCCTGTAGGCCAGTTGGCACATGGCTCAAAACCCATATGGATAATGGGATTGCCTTCTATTCTTCTCTACTTAATTACCAAGCTTTCGCCATGGCAGGGTTTGAACTTCTGATGTGGGCCTAGCTCACAAATCATGTGTTGCGCGCTAGCCATTGAACCAAAAGCCCTAGTCCTTGTTTCCCATTGAGTTGGGTGTACAACATATTAGTTCATTTTAATGACTGTTATGCAACTCTTTGTAGCTATTGATGCTTATGTACAACGCGTTGCTCTGTTACAATGACTATAATGCAGACTCTTTGCAGACTGAAACTGCCATAAGTTTGTTATAAGTTTATGTAACTCATTGCAGCTATTGAAGCTTATGTATCATGCTCCTGCCACTGCTGGTTACCATCAGAGTGCGTGGGCTAAGATTGGGAGGCTTGTAAATCCTCTTGTTCAACGATATGCCCCGTTCATGAATACTCCTATTTCTACTATTCAGAGATGGTGGTTCAGGTAGAAGACTTGATATACAAGAGTTGTAGCAGAAAATACTTTGGGATTTTACCTTGACCTGAAGGATGAATATATAAACTAGAATTATCTAATTTCTAATAATTGCTTTTGGGGGTACTTCCAAGTTTTCCATTTTCACCCAGAGAGATGTGACAATACGTGATTTCCTTCTGCTCAGCTCTTTTGTTTTCTTGAAGATCAGTGAAAAAACTGGTTTAATTGTAAAAGAACTGAATGTAGTTTTTCTTGCCTTAATCTCGTCCATCGAAGTATGATTTACTTTTATTGTGGGTTCTTTTTTACTATCAACTATTTACTTCAGTTTCTCTGGCATGTTTTTTAACATCTATTGACTATGAGCGGCTATACTGTGTGTAGACATgcgatttttgaccctccccaatatcttttatatattagcgtaaaatatttaatttaggcataatatagatatttcaagtaattttgactcttttactttattttagtacaataaaacaaaaactacaaaaaataagttcattaatattttgtagtcatttttaatctaaaaaaatatataaaaagtagtatcgtatttttatttttaatatagtgtttgaaaatacaaaaacatagatttgtttaatggttagttttgttttaatagttattttaatagtaggactaattaataaatgggcgcgtatttttaatctcattcgcggcaaaagaatagagcttgggctcggacaacccatctttaggcctaattttggacctagcccacaattgccaaacccataattcctaggcccataccccttaacctaaaacacTACCACTAACCTAGACCTAGGTATATAAAAACAAGCTAACACTaaagaataaaagaaagggaGAAGGCGGAAACACAAAAAAGCTGCGCAGACAATACACGGACCCATCCCCCATCGGATCATCCTCAACACACCCCTCCCCGTCTTCGTCTCCTTCACACACTCTGCCCCAAGTCACCGGACTCAACCCAACTCGCCGGAGTCCCTCCATAACCGCCATAACAGACCATACTCTTCAAAGAACAAACCATCTTCAACCTCAAAACACCCCCTGAACTTCTACTTCTTCACTCTTGAACATCCTTTTAAGTAGTCAAACCCATCAGCAAAGAACTCCATCGACCTCATATCAGTAGCACTAAACACACACATAGTCACACACTGAAGCAACAGAGGCACAAAAGCAGCAAACAAAAATCGGGGCTGAACAGTGAGGCGTCCCAAAGCGTTTTACAACCTTTTTCCAGCGAGTCTCGAGTTCTTTGGTTGAGTTTTGATGACTATTTCCATTGGTTCTTTGTCGAGGTTCCGTTCGAGGTCGACGGCGTTGGTTTCGCATTCCATTCACTTCGTAGATGATTTGTTGTACAAACTTCCCTTATCAATATAATCGGAAGGTTTTTGAGAAAGAAAGCTACCATCGTCATATGCTTTGGTTTGAAAGGAGCTGTTGATTTGGCACTCTCCTTATCGTTTAAAGTAAGTTGTTTTCTGCTAAGTTTGCAATTCATGTGGCTTCATGGATCATCTACTCTTGAAGTTTGGatacaaaataatttttactTAGGTTACTGACATGTCTCGAAATGATTTAGTATAAAATGTTTGTTGTTTTCATTTTGTTTCTTAGTATGATATGAGTCAGTAATGATTTTGAATATGGAAGACACCCAATAATTTCGCAGCTTTTGACCCTTTATAACCCCAAATTATAGGAAATGAATACaccgtagcttgctttaggcgcgattaataataaatatcgtgactatgggtacggttcccgtgacatggtcATGATAcataaactcgggtgtgcatttatatgacccaaatccaactctcaacaatgttagataaaatatgtcggggaccgcaggtgcatttatgtgacgtggttcaagacgtattttaaataatgttgaagtcttcctaaaaaaaataattaaataaaagtggttataaagttaaaattgcaccataggctaaaccatgtactaaaatcaagtaaataggccgattataacagttgaacgaccgtgttagaaccacgaaatctgggaatgcctaacaccttctcccgggttaacagaattccttacccgaatttttgtgttcgcggactgtaatacagagtcaatcttttcctcgattcgggatttaaactggtgacttgggacaccataaaattatcccaagtggcgactctgaatttttttaaaaataaaataatcctgtttcgattgtcacttaaattgaaaaaactcccttatacccttgcgggtgtaggtagtgaaaaaggaggtgtgacagctctggcgactctgttggggacaagaacccagaacgttttgttcagggttcagaattcgagcttagataaattgttgtatttggttatatctggttttcctacatgttttgtgctgaatgtactaaatgttaccgctttgatattatctgaactgtatataaactgtgccgacacccttctcttctcacctccggggatgtgcttactggttgagactccctattctgttagtgtcataccctaaaataagaaagaggccggacaagttacgaagccggatggcctgttggttcccggtaagttgccccctcctcgactcgagttgtccgctcgggtacacagtgtcacacctcctttttccgcccccgcgaggggtgaagggagttctttccaattaaaggacaatcgaaacgggatttatttatttatttcagagtcgccacttgggagatttagggtgtcccaagtcaccaattttaatcccgaatcgaggaaaagaatgactctgtattacagtccgcgaaccagaaatccggataaggaattctgttaacccgggagaaggtattaggcattcccgaattccgtggttttagcacggtcgctcaattgtcatatttggctcatttgtctgatttttaaacaattaagaacttatatgcaaatttaacttttaaaaccgcttttatcattatttattttatacaaaattgcaacgtcgtgaaaacgcatctcgaaccacgccacaaccagtgcacacgtgattttttgacgcattttgacttcgtcaagatcgtgatttgggttacataaatgtacacccgtatttaagaaaataaccttattaaatatgcgccaaaatactacgcgttatgatactattatgtaggactgtgaattttactaaatcgcccatctcggaatctaggtattttcttatattaaaaaaaattggaggactgcaattttttgtattatttatatttatttatttgttagcgagatcctcccttattttatgaataccctttaatgactacatttttattattactaagtttgtccataattatgaagtcaatctctacatacttaaaaataacatattaattactaattcaaaacaaatattaatggaaagtaatattactaaaatgataattacgaacaacatggaatttcccaaaaaaaaaaaattatcccatagttggattaaaacatattgttagtatgacttaagcttattgaaattaattatttacaaatactgaaaattaaaaaaaaaaacttgattactaaaccatatttctagaagttaaacaatttaaacttaactaattttgttttaattcacatcatgtcctaatacttgattcgcaaactaattcatgttttaactgaaattaactacatgattccgattaacttaatgttgacaaaaaaaaacttatgaataatgaattaatcaatttttgccaaactgattcaataacgccattttttacgttatttcttttattttgattattaaacagttttaattagtaatccgtcttgaatatatttcctaataatccggttaaggcgttatttaatatatcgctataacatgtctaattatgccaaatgacagtgattgacagaataataatacatgaataatctaaatacaatacaaaaaaaaattaaaactaaattaaaaatttaacattccgttcttcatttcagcttacaaaatgccaaaattacagttgtgtacctggtattgccaatataagaagaagaaagtcagccacgcaGTAATAACcaaacagcacagcaacaaaagtccaatagcagtaacaatccaggaacagagtttgcaaaccggtggagtattaaactcaaaacaaaagcttcaagctttgatgaaaaacaattaattctgatttcaaacaatgaaagaaagcaaaagatttttttttttagttttttttttgaaagttaaaatattttttcggaattttctctctcttaaatgttcagcccctttttttctctctcctattttctttctgttcagaTTCGTTCTTTCTCTTCTGTATTCTCTCCTATCTGtctattctgatttcaagacttcttataacccctcccataaatctttcaattaattaaaatcaatactttttctctacccaacctaTTATCTTCCCACTCCtccccactatattaaataaacatatcacaccaccccattatattttgtcccccatgcctaacgtAAAATAATataagattccccccactaaattttgtcttgtcccccctttatattaaacaattatatcacaacccaccccatttcattttgtcccacatgctttacataaaaaattacaaaatgtacaattaccaaactacccctccgaccttattgcaattacaaatctacccctgAACGgattgcaatttaccaaactacccccctttctaaacaatcaattaatcataacttaaccaaaatatagtcaagatgaccaatttctcaataatcttcaacaacaacttacatgaacatgatgaacaacacaaaccccaaattaatggaaataaatcaaccatatcgggaaccaatcctggttaatttagaccattaatggatgaacaaagagacaataatacaaacaacaatatgcatgattcaaattaaatcaagcaaatcacaaacaaacataaactcacattaaatcactgaatttacacatgaacttcaaaccaagacgaacatgaattaaatctatctttaagcaacaaaacatgacagattcaatgattcaaacaacattactaatttctggaaaatacataacaacatgagacaaattgaagaaataattaattaaatttcaatttgaatctaacaaacattaaactaacaaatattcacttaaacaacaatacaaatatgaaataaacatgaaaaataattaattaatctttcatttggaatctgaaaaattaatttaacaaacaacaca is drawn from Nicotiana tabacum cultivar K326 chromosome 22, ASM71507v2, whole genome shotgun sequence and contains these coding sequences:
- the LOC107801018 gene encoding uncharacterized protein LOC107801018, whose translation is MTTSNSSQPARPSPVQPSSSSSTTSNNQPRQRNSGPASRTSGTSSTPASNPTSLRWDRHTIQFSVNAWVFVVAVLAIFPLTPTVLSNRAYRLSFLGTACSSLYSLYSLYGKPRAWNLQAVQVWLQSVIVTKDFIYFIYCLTFVTSHLYLKFALIPVSCRALEHVAKFLRRNFSTSSLYRKYLEEACVWVESNVTTLSILSSQAEIGLGFLLVVSLLSWQRNIIQTFMYWQLLKLMYHAPATAGYHQSAWAKIGRLVNPLVQRYAPFMNTPISTIQRWWFR